One window of Rhinoraja longicauda isolate Sanriku21f chromosome 9, sRhiLon1.1, whole genome shotgun sequence genomic DNA carries:
- the LOC144596751 gene encoding interferon-inducible GTPase 5-like, translating to MAGAIPNLYYSPRDVLDVAAAYSRGGKQGLQSAIEEKNEQLSNVHVRIAVMGESGVGKSTLINALLELDDGKAAPNGYNETTFIITPYSHPSLPHVQYYDFPGLNTPQFPVKKFMKETKFAEYDLGIIVIERWTENDQLLAKALTKAGKPFHVVRSKIDQIVTSESGKKDYNLEEMLRNVREKCCASLEKAGMPKTRVFLYSISDLEAYDFPELKKAVGTNLSETQGHLFLLSLPNTSEDSINDKREALQVSIHVTATISAVIAVVPVPGLSLACDLALIGSSILAMRKILGLDDGSLWKLAKRVGKSKDELRRGTKHRWVFGEINPEQVLLLLQKNTVAMALTTAELALDFVPILGSVFGATTSFWVTRKMLKNALEEMVDTAKIVLRNAKAAASATPGGAAGYWAA from the coding sequence ATGGCCGGTGCTATACCCAACCTGTATTACAGCCCCCGAGATGTGTTGGACGTGGCGGCAGCTTATAGCCGTGGAGGTAAGCAAGGCCTTCAATCGGCCATCGAGGAAAAAAACGAACAGTTGAGCAACGTGCATGTTCGGATTGCGGTGATGGGGGAATCCGGGGTGGGCAAATCGACCCTGATCAACGCTCTGCTCGAGTTGGATGATGGAAAGGCTGCCCCAAACGGGTATAACGAGACCACCTTTATAATAACACCTTACTCCCACCCCAGCCTTCCTCACGTCCAATACTATGACTTCCCCGGGCTCAACACTCCCCAGTTCCCAGTGAAAAAGTTCATGAAGGAAACTAAATTTGCCGAGTATGATCTGGGCATCATTGTGATTGAGCGGTGGACGGAGAATGACCAGTTATTGGCCAAGGCCCTGACGAAGGCGGGCAAACCCTTCCATGTGGTGCGCTCCAAGATCGACCAAATTGTCACATCAGAGAGCGGCAAGAAGGATTACAATCTAGAAGAGATGTTACGGAATGTGAGGGAAAAGTGCTGTGCCTCGTTGGAGAAAGCAGGGATGCCGAAGACTCGGGTCTTCTTATATTCCATCTCTGACTTGGAAGCGTACGACTTCCCCGAGCTAAAGAAGGCCGTGGGGACCAACCTGTCGGAGACACAGGGGCATCTATTCTTGCTGTCGCTCCCCAACACAAGCGAAGATTCGATAAATGATAAACGCGAGGCTCTGCAAGTAAGCATCCACGTCACGGCGACCATCTCGGCGGTAATCGCTGTCGTTCCCGTACCGGGGCTATCTTTGGCCTGTGACCTGGCGCTCATTGGTTCCAGCATCCTGGCCATGCGGAAGATCCTGGGTCTGGACGATGGGTCTCTCTGGAAATTGGCCAAAAGAGTGGGCAAAAGTAAGGATGAGCTGCGGAGAGGCACCAAGCACCGGTGGGTGTTCGGGGAGATCAACCCGGAGCAGGTACTGCTGTTGCTGCAGAAAAACACGGTGGCGATGGCGCTGACAACCGCTGAGCTCGCCCTCGACTTTGTCCCCATTCTGGGCTCTGTCTTCGGGGCGACAACGTCATTTTGGGTGACTCGTAAAATGCTGAAAAATGCACTGGAAGAAATGGTGGATACAGCTAAAATAGTCCTGAGAAACGCCAAGGCAGCAGCTTCGGCAACTCCTGGTGGAGCCGCGGGTTATTGGGCAGCTTGA